One Thauera sp. K11 DNA window includes the following coding sequences:
- a CDS encoding MFS transporter, whose product MQSQSPRPLATVLLFAALIVCISMGIRHTMGLFLAPMTQEQQWSREVFSLAIAVQNLAWGAFQPFAGLLADRFGARRVLWAGAVLYALGLAGMAWSATGTGLAASAGVLIGLAQSGTTYSVVFAAMGRIVPQARLSWAMGLVGAAGSFGQFLMVPMAAGLIDGLGWFGTLLVFAVTATLMVPLGAALTRGLTPAAAHAGQSAQAAMRQAAGERSFQLLALGFFVCGFQVVFIGVHLPAYLLDKGLSANVGMTALALIGLFNIAGTYGYGHLGNRYPKRMLLASIYFLRSIVVSVFLLVPLTPLAVYLFAAVMGLLWLSTVPLTNAIVGQVFGMRYFGMLSGVIFFSHQVGSFLGVWLGGRLFDATGSYDLVWGIVIALGVVAALAHLPIDERSLASRAAAPAAGR is encoded by the coding sequence CGCAGGAACAGCAGTGGAGCCGCGAGGTCTTTTCCCTCGCGATCGCGGTGCAGAACCTGGCCTGGGGAGCGTTCCAGCCCTTTGCCGGGCTGCTCGCCGACCGCTTCGGCGCACGCCGGGTGCTGTGGGCGGGAGCCGTCCTCTATGCGCTGGGCCTGGCCGGCATGGCCTGGTCGGCCACCGGTACCGGGCTGGCCGCCAGCGCGGGCGTGCTGATCGGCCTGGCACAGAGCGGCACGACCTACAGCGTGGTGTTCGCGGCGATGGGGCGCATCGTGCCGCAGGCGCGCCTGAGCTGGGCGATGGGGCTGGTCGGCGCGGCAGGCTCGTTCGGCCAGTTCCTGATGGTGCCGATGGCGGCCGGCCTGATCGACGGCCTGGGCTGGTTCGGCACCCTGCTCGTCTTCGCGGTCACGGCAACGCTGATGGTGCCGCTGGGCGCCGCCCTGACGCGCGGCCTGACGCCCGCCGCGGCCCATGCCGGCCAGTCGGCGCAAGCCGCGATGCGCCAGGCCGCCGGCGAACGCTCGTTCCAGTTGCTGGCGCTGGGGTTCTTCGTCTGCGGCTTCCAGGTGGTGTTCATCGGCGTGCACCTGCCCGCCTACCTGCTGGACAAGGGGCTGTCGGCCAACGTCGGCATGACCGCGCTGGCGCTGATCGGCCTGTTCAACATCGCCGGTACCTATGGCTACGGCCACCTCGGCAACCGCTACCCGAAGCGCATGCTGCTGGCGTCGATCTACTTCCTGCGCAGCATCGTGGTCAGCGTGTTCCTGCTGGTGCCGCTGACGCCGCTCGCCGTCTACCTGTTCGCCGCCGTCATGGGCCTGCTTTGGCTGTCGACCGTGCCGCTCACCAACGCGATCGTCGGCCAGGTGTTCGGCATGCGCTATTTCGGCATGCTGTCGGGCGTCATCTTCTTCAGCCACCAGGTCGGCAGCTTCCTCGGCGTGTGGCTGGGCGGAAGGCTGTTCGACGCCACCGGCTCCTACGATCTGGTGTGGGGCATCGTGATCGCGCTGGGCGTGGTCGCAGCGCTCGCCCATCTGCCCATCGACGAGCGCAGCCTGGCATCGCGCGCCGCCGCGCCCGCGGCCGGCCGCTAG
- a CDS encoding diguanylate cyclase domain-containing protein, translated as MTNSSIGPQSAIDGRQSLSLLQRRIRLFECIGVGLTAVLVGLATLIPMYGQLRRNVDLAVGHHVQIQAQAVGHLFANFASITAQLTSRSQIREALEHYNEGRLSRSELEAFSIPRLRDALEQSPLVAGLLRLDREGYPAVAIGKTIPQALWRIPATDARTPEQHGPFHLLGQEVLIVSAAIVTREGLRVGTDIVAFDLSALREVLSTLNATPYARGAQVYLFHRADRRLVQFAPNGAGFVVAGDDPVRAALDGLPDLAAGTASVPGDGQRQLFASAMPKMEDWQLAVTIDRAALYEGVRRELYWPVAAIVLLMLASGALTLVAIRPLSRRIAGQSQRLALAASIFSSSGEGILLLDADRRVIGLNPAGCRMLQRQAEEVLGRHCCGFDAGDAVDADCAAIWRKVDDDGQWQGEMPLRRADGTVFDAWVSLAGVRDEDGRVTHYSGLIVDISARKEAESRIRTLAYHDELTGLPNRILMQDRLGHALRQARRARDRVALLFLDLDKFKPVNDSYGHAIGDQLLKAVAERLRLTVREGDTVARVHGDEFVVILEGIETPEPAARVAGKIVDALGSPFTVDGREIRLGTSIGIGVYPDHASDVETLIRCADIAMYDAKQAGRNGYRFFIAGNAPGGTVPG; from the coding sequence ATGACAAATTCCTCCATCGGCCCGCAATCCGCGATCGACGGCAGGCAGTCGTTGTCGCTGCTCCAGCGCCGCATCCGGCTGTTCGAATGCATCGGCGTCGGCCTGACGGCGGTGCTGGTGGGGCTCGCCACGCTGATTCCGATGTACGGCCAGTTGCGGCGCAACGTGGATCTGGCGGTGGGCCACCACGTGCAGATCCAGGCGCAGGCGGTCGGCCACCTGTTCGCCAATTTCGCCAGCATCACCGCGCAGCTCACCAGCCGGTCCCAGATCCGCGAGGCGCTGGAGCACTACAACGAAGGGCGTCTTTCCCGCAGCGAACTGGAGGCTTTCAGCATTCCGCGGCTGCGGGACGCCCTCGAACAGTCGCCGCTGGTGGCGGGGCTGCTGCGCCTCGATCGCGAGGGGTATCCGGCGGTGGCGATCGGCAAGACCATCCCGCAGGCGCTATGGCGCATTCCCGCCACCGACGCACGCACACCCGAGCAGCACGGCCCCTTCCACCTGCTGGGGCAGGAGGTGCTGATCGTATCCGCCGCGATCGTGACGCGCGAAGGACTGCGGGTGGGGACGGACATCGTGGCCTTCGATCTGTCCGCGCTGCGCGAGGTCCTTTCCACCCTCAACGCGACGCCATATGCGCGCGGCGCGCAGGTCTATCTGTTCCACCGCGCCGACCGCCGGCTCGTGCAGTTCGCGCCGAACGGGGCCGGATTCGTCGTCGCCGGCGACGATCCGGTGCGCGCCGCGCTGGACGGGCTGCCCGACCTGGCGGCGGGCACCGCGTCCGTCCCGGGAGACGGGCAGCGCCAGCTCTTCGCCTCGGCGATGCCGAAGATGGAAGACTGGCAACTGGCGGTGACGATCGATCGCGCAGCCCTGTATGAAGGCGTCCGCCGGGAGCTGTACTGGCCGGTCGCGGCCATCGTCTTGCTGATGCTGGCCAGTGGCGCCCTGACCCTGGTCGCCATCCGTCCGCTGTCGCGGCGCATCGCCGGGCAGTCCCAGCGCCTGGCGCTGGCGGCGAGCATCTTCAGCTCCAGCGGCGAGGGCATCCTGCTGCTCGACGCGGACCGTCGCGTCATCGGGCTCAACCCCGCCGGCTGCCGCATGCTGCAGCGGCAGGCCGAGGAGGTGCTGGGCCGCCATTGCTGCGGCTTCGATGCCGGCGACGCGGTGGATGCCGACTGCGCGGCCATCTGGCGCAAGGTGGACGACGACGGGCAATGGCAGGGCGAAATGCCGCTGCGCCGGGCCGACGGCACGGTGTTCGACGCCTGGGTGTCGCTTGCCGGCGTGCGCGACGAGGACGGGCGCGTCACTCACTACAGCGGCCTCATCGTCGACATCTCGGCGCGCAAGGAGGCCGAGTCGCGGATCCGCACGCTGGCTTACCACGACGAACTGACGGGCCTGCCCAACCGCATCCTGATGCAGGACCGCCTCGGGCACGCCCTGCGCCAGGCCAGGCGGGCGCGCGACCGGGTCGCGCTGCTCTTCCTCGACCTCGACAAGTTCAAGCCCGTCAATGACAGCTACGGCCACGCGATAGGCGACCAGTTGCTGAAGGCGGTGGCCGAGCGCCTGCGCCTGACCGTGCGCGAGGGCGACACCGTGGCGCGGGTGCATGGCGACGAATTCGTGGTGATCCTCGAAGGCATCGAGACGCCCGAACCCGCCGCCCGCGTCGCCGGCAAGATCGTCGATGCGCTCGGCAGCCCCTTCACCGTCGATGGTCGCGAGATCCGTCTCGGCACCAGCATCGGCATCGGCGTCTACCCCGATCATGCGTCCGACGTCGAGACCCTGATCCGCTGCGCCGACATCGCCATGTACGATGCCAAGCAGGCCGGCCGCAACGGCTATCGCTTCTTCATCGCCGGCAATGCTCCCGGCGGGACGGTGCCCGGCTGA
- a CDS encoding YceI family protein: MKQSTRLAFALAAALGATLPPAALAVEYNQVQAGKSSIAFGYKQMGVAMDGRFRKFTSQLSFDPAQPANAKAAIEVDLASVDTGGAESDGEVAGKEWFNTKAFPTARFESGTVKALGGNRYEVAGKLTIKGKTRDVVVPATFTPQGNTGTFDGSFTIRRGDFTVGEGAWSAFDIVANDVQIKFRIAASGK; the protein is encoded by the coding sequence ATGAAACAGAGCACCCGCCTCGCCTTCGCCCTCGCCGCCGCGCTGGGCGCCACCCTGCCGCCCGCCGCCCTGGCGGTCGAATACAACCAGGTCCAGGCCGGCAAGAGCAGCATCGCCTTCGGCTACAAACAGATGGGAGTGGCGATGGACGGCAGGTTCCGCAAGTTCACCAGCCAGTTGAGCTTCGACCCCGCGCAGCCGGCGAACGCGAAGGCGGCGATCGAGGTCGATCTCGCCAGCGTCGACACCGGCGGGGCCGAATCGGATGGCGAAGTCGCCGGCAAGGAGTGGTTCAACACCAAGGCATTCCCCACCGCGCGCTTCGAATCCGGCACCGTGAAGGCGCTCGGCGGCAACCGCTACGAAGTGGCCGGCAAGCTGACGATCAAGGGCAAGACCCGGGACGTCGTCGTCCCCGCCACGTTCACGCCGCAGGGCAATACCGGCACGTTCGACGGCAGCTTCACCATCCGGCGTGGAGACTTCACCGTCGGCGAAGGCGCCTGGTCCGCCTTCGACATCGTCGCCAACGACGTGCAGATCAAGTTCCGCATCGCTGCCAGCGGCAAGTAG
- a CDS encoding YceI family protein, producing MHAFARLSAALVIAAAATAPALAAPETYNVDGTHTFPRFSYSHFGMSTQLSRFDKTTGTVVLDKAAKTGAVDIVIDMKSVNTGHSTFNEHIQGEDFLDTAKYPTATFKSTRVNFEGDKPASIDGNLTIKGVTRPVTLKVTNFVNMAHPMLKKDAIGADATVVIKRTEFNAGKYAPNVGDDVTITVSLEAIKG from the coding sequence ATGCATGCCTTCGCCAGACTTTCCGCCGCCCTCGTCATCGCCGCCGCTGCCACCGCCCCCGCGCTGGCCGCGCCGGAGACCTACAACGTCGACGGCACCCATACCTTCCCGCGCTTCTCGTACAGCCACTTCGGCATGTCCACGCAGCTCTCGCGCTTCGACAAGACGACCGGCACCGTGGTGCTCGACAAGGCGGCGAAGACCGGCGCGGTCGACATCGTCATCGACATGAAGTCGGTCAATACCGGCCATTCGACCTTCAACGAGCACATCCAGGGCGAGGACTTCCTCGATACCGCCAAGTACCCGACCGCCACCTTCAAGTCGACCAGGGTCAATTTCGAGGGCGACAAGCCGGCGAGCATCGACGGCAACCTGACGATCAAGGGCGTCACCAGGCCGGTGACGCTGAAGGTCACCAACTTCGTCAACATGGCGCACCCGATGCTGAAGAAGGATGCCATCGGCGCCGACGCCACCGTCGTCATCAAGCGCACCGAGTTCAACGCCGGCAAGTACGCGCCCAACGTGGGCGACGACGTGACGATCACCGTCTCGCTCGAAGCGATCAAGGGCTGA
- the htpG gene encoding molecular chaperone HtpG: MSETAAAAQTLNFQAEVKQLLHLMIHSLYSNREIFLRELVSNASDACDKLRFEALDDGALYEDDPDLRIRIGFDAEARTITVADNGIGMSRDEAIAHLGTIAKSGTREFFGQLTGDQKKDAHLIGQFGVGFYSAFIVADKVTVVSRRAGLPAGEAVRWECSMAGDEAGAYTVEQVEKAGRGTEITLHLREGQEDLLSSWKLKSLIRKYSDHIVQPIVMKKEEWNDEEKKQVLTDEDETVNQANALWTRSRNDISEDEYKAFYKHVAHDFEEPLAWTHSRVEGRHEYTNLLYVPKNAPFDLWDRNARHGIKLYVKRVFIMDDAEKLMPTYLRFVRGVVDSADLPLNVSREILQESKDIDTIRSGCTKKVLALLEGLANGEEAADKEKYAGFWGAFGKVLKEGVGEDFANREKIAGLLRFASTKADTPDEVVSLADYIGRMKEGQDKIYYVTAESFNAARNSPHLEIFRKKGIEVLLLSDRVDEWVVGNLAEFDGKALVSVAKGGLDLGVLEDEAEKKEAEKAADEYKELLDRMKASLGERVKDVKVTLRLTDSPACLVADEHDVGMNLARILKAAGQDAPASRPILEINPQHPAVLRLKYEEKHFDDWAAVLFDQALLAEGGKLDDPATFVKRINQLMMAMSGN, from the coding sequence ATGTCCGAAACCGCCGCAGCCGCCCAGACGCTGAACTTCCAGGCCGAGGTGAAGCAACTGCTTCACCTGATGATCCACTCGCTGTATTCCAACCGCGAGATCTTCCTGCGCGAACTCGTCTCCAACGCTTCCGACGCCTGCGACAAGCTGCGCTTCGAGGCGCTCGACGACGGCGCGCTGTACGAGGACGATCCCGACCTCAGGATCCGCATCGGCTTCGATGCCGAGGCCAGGACCATCACCGTTGCCGACAACGGCATCGGCATGAGCCGCGACGAGGCGATCGCCCATCTGGGCACCATCGCGAAGTCCGGCACCAGGGAATTCTTCGGCCAGCTCACCGGCGACCAGAAGAAGGACGCCCACCTGATCGGCCAGTTCGGCGTTGGTTTCTACTCCGCCTTCATCGTCGCCGACAAGGTCACCGTGGTGTCGCGCCGCGCCGGCCTGCCCGCCGGCGAGGCGGTGAGGTGGGAATGCTCGATGGCCGGCGACGAAGCCGGCGCCTACACCGTGGAGCAGGTCGAGAAGGCCGGGCGCGGCACCGAGATCACGCTGCACCTGCGCGAGGGCCAGGAAGACCTGCTGTCGTCGTGGAAGCTGAAGAGCCTCATCCGCAAGTACTCCGATCACATCGTGCAGCCCATCGTGATGAAAAAGGAGGAGTGGAACGACGAAGAGAAGAAGCAGGTGCTCACCGACGAGGACGAGACGGTCAACCAGGCCAACGCGCTGTGGACCCGCTCCAGGAACGACATTTCCGAGGACGAGTACAAGGCTTTCTACAAGCACGTCGCGCACGACTTCGAGGAACCGCTGGCGTGGACCCACTCGCGCGTCGAGGGCCGCCACGAATACACCAACCTGCTGTACGTCCCGAAGAACGCCCCCTTCGACCTGTGGGACCGCAACGCCCGCCACGGCATCAAGCTGTACGTGAAGCGCGTGTTCATCATGGACGACGCCGAGAAGCTGATGCCGACCTATCTGCGCTTCGTGCGCGGCGTGGTCGATTCGGCCGACCTGCCGCTCAACGTGTCGCGCGAGATCCTGCAGGAAAGCAAGGACATCGACACCATCCGCTCGGGCTGCACGAAGAAGGTGCTCGCGCTGCTGGAGGGCCTCGCCAACGGCGAGGAGGCCGCCGACAAGGAGAAGTACGCCGGGTTCTGGGGGGCCTTCGGCAAGGTGCTGAAGGAAGGCGTGGGCGAGGATTTCGCCAACAGGGAGAAGATCGCCGGCCTGCTGCGCTTCGCTTCCACCAAGGCCGACACGCCCGACGAAGTCGTGTCGCTCGCCGACTACATCGGCCGCATGAAGGAAGGCCAGGACAAGATCTACTACGTCACCGCCGAGTCCTTCAACGCCGCCAGGAACAGCCCGCACCTCGAGATCTTCCGCAAGAAGGGCATCGAAGTGCTGCTGCTGTCCGACCGCGTGGACGAATGGGTGGTCGGCAACCTCGCCGAGTTCGACGGCAAGGCGCTGGTGTCGGTCGCCAAGGGCGGCCTGGACCTGGGCGTGCTGGAGGACGAGGCCGAGAAGAAGGAAGCCGAGAAGGCCGCCGACGAGTACAAGGAATTGCTCGACAGGATGAAGGCGAGCCTGGGCGAGCGCGTGAAGGACGTGAAGGTGACGCTGCGCCTGACCGATTCGCCCGCCTGCCTGGTGGCCGACGAGCACGACGTGGGCATGAACCTGGCGCGCATCCTGAAGGCGGCCGGCCAGGACGCGCCGGCTTCCAGGCCCATCCTCGAGATCAATCCCCAGCATCCGGCGGTGCTGCGCCTGAAGTACGAGGAGAAGCACTTCGACGACTGGGCCGCGGTACTGTTCGACCAGGCGCTGCTGGCCGAAGGCGGCAAGCTCGACGACCCGGCGACCTTCGTCAAGCGCATCAACCAGTTGATGATGGCGATGAGCGGCAACTGA
- the greB gene encoding transcription elongation factor GreB — protein MSKAFTREGDGQDDEDEELSPSLRLPPGSKNYMTRRGYDALRAELDQLVRVERPRLVETVAWAAGNGDRSENGDYIYGKRRLREIDRRIRFLIKRIESADVVDPERQRELDQVFFGATVTIEDVDSAEQQTWQIVGVDEANAFDGRISWISPLARALLKAREGDTVRFQSPAGLREVEIVAIRYV, from the coding sequence GTGAGCAAGGCATTCACCAGGGAAGGCGACGGCCAGGACGACGAGGACGAGGAACTCTCGCCCTCCTTGCGCCTGCCGCCCGGCAGCAAGAACTACATGACGCGCCGCGGCTACGATGCGCTGCGCGCCGAACTCGACCAACTGGTGCGGGTCGAGCGGCCCCGGCTGGTCGAGACCGTGGCGTGGGCGGCCGGCAACGGCGATCGCTCCGAGAACGGCGACTACATCTACGGCAAGCGCCGGCTGCGCGAGATCGACCGCCGCATCCGCTTCCTGATCAAGCGCATCGAGAGCGCCGACGTCGTCGACCCCGAGCGCCAGCGCGAACTGGACCAGGTCTTCTTCGGCGCGACGGTGACGATAGAGGACGTCGATTCCGCCGAGCAGCAGACCTGGCAGATCGTCGGCGTGGACGAGGCGAACGCTTTCGACGGGCGCATCAGTTGGATCTCGCCGCTGGCGCGCGCGCTGCTGAAGGCGAGGGAGGGCGATACGGTGCGCTTCCAGAGCCCGGCGGGGCTGCGCGAGGTCGAGATCGTCGCGATCCGCTACGTCTGA
- a CDS encoding YdcH family protein has product MNDASFDDVTSLRARLEDLRMEHRDLDEAIARLTAAPIDDELMLRRLKKRKLALKDRIAAIERIVEPDEFA; this is encoded by the coding sequence ATGAACGATGCGTCCTTCGACGACGTAACCAGCCTGCGAGCCCGTCTGGAAGACTTGCGGATGGAACACCGCGACCTCGATGAAGCCATCGCGCGCCTCACCGCCGCACCGATCGACGACGAACTGATGCTGCGCCGGCTCAAGAAGCGCAAGCTCGCGCTGAAGGATCGCATCGCCGCCATCGAGCGCATCGTCGAACCCGACGAATTCGCCTGA
- a CDS encoding alpha/beta fold hydrolase, whose amino-acid sequence MPLAQLEFDGRRVRVADSGAPAADAPAVVLIHGAGHDHETWDEVAAALAGAGLRTLAPDLPGHGGSDGPALADVGAQAGWLLRLVDALELPRFCLAGHSMGSLTALAAAVRAPDRCTGLVLLGSMAPMPVAPVLLEAAREDPPVAHALINKWTFGPVDVLGEARLDALQARNLRRMERQAAGSLALDLGACDAWQDGLAAAARVRCPALLICGERDRMTPPELAAPLFDALHAAAGGASLIRIPGAGHALMDEAPATVSDAIRAFVATAP is encoded by the coding sequence ATGCCCCTGGCCCAACTGGAGTTCGACGGCCGGCGCGTCCGCGTGGCCGACAGCGGCGCACCCGCGGCCGATGCGCCGGCCGTCGTGCTGATCCACGGCGCAGGCCACGACCACGAGACCTGGGACGAGGTGGCTGCCGCGCTCGCCGGCGCGGGCCTGCGGACCCTGGCGCCGGACCTGCCGGGGCACGGCGGATCGGACGGCCCCGCACTCGCCGACGTCGGCGCGCAGGCCGGATGGCTGCTGCGCCTGGTCGATGCGCTGGAACTGCCGCGGTTCTGCCTCGCAGGCCACAGCATGGGCTCGCTGACCGCCCTCGCCGCCGCCGTGCGGGCGCCCGATCGCTGCACCGGACTGGTGCTGCTCGGGAGCATGGCGCCGATGCCGGTCGCGCCGGTCTTGCTCGAGGCGGCACGCGAGGACCCGCCGGTTGCGCACGCGCTGATCAACAAATGGACCTTCGGCCCGGTCGATGTCCTCGGCGAAGCGCGGCTGGACGCACTCCAGGCCCGCAACCTGCGGCGCATGGAGCGGCAGGCAGCCGGTTCGCTCGCGCTCGATCTCGGTGCCTGCGACGCCTGGCAGGACGGCCTGGCCGCCGCGGCGCGGGTGCGCTGCCCGGCCCTGCTGATCTGCGGCGAGCGCGACCGCATGACCCCGCCCGAACTGGCGGCGCCCCTCTTCGACGCGCTGCACGCCGCGGCGGGCGGCGCGAGCCTGATCCGGATTCCCGGCGCCGGTCACGCGCTGATGGACGAAGCGCCGGCGACCGTGAGCGATGCGATCCGGGCGTTCGTCGCCACGGCACCCTGA
- a CDS encoding DUF2189 domain-containing protein: MPQPNDAPLDDGQHLPFPTVRDVPAGAPLRWLARGLADLRSCPIPSLFYGFCFAGMGLLITFVFEHAYEYTSALTSGFLLLGPFVAMGLYEISRRRELGLRCSLAPTLTVWRRNVGNLGIFAVVLGVVFLVWARASLVIFALFYTNEMPNLSGFLDQVLSLRNFEFLGVYFGIGLVFATIVFAASVVSIPLMLDRNQDAISSMLASFGALLRNPAAMLVWAFFIVGLTIVGFLTFHLGLVVTMPIVGHATWHAYRDLVEPLPKT, encoded by the coding sequence ATGCCGCAGCCGAACGATGCCCCGCTGGACGACGGCCAGCACCTGCCCTTCCCCACCGTGCGCGACGTGCCGGCCGGCGCCCCCCTGCGCTGGCTGGCACGCGGCCTGGCCGACCTCAGGTCCTGCCCCATCCCCAGCCTGTTCTACGGCTTCTGCTTCGCGGGCATGGGCCTCCTGATCACCTTCGTGTTCGAGCACGCCTACGAGTACACATCTGCGCTGACCTCGGGCTTCCTGCTGCTCGGCCCCTTCGTCGCCATGGGCCTGTACGAGATCAGCCGCCGCCGCGAACTCGGACTGCGCTGCTCGCTTGCGCCGACCCTCACGGTGTGGCGCCGCAACGTGGGCAACCTCGGCATCTTCGCCGTGGTGCTGGGCGTGGTCTTCCTGGTGTGGGCGCGCGCCTCGCTGGTCATCTTCGCCCTCTTCTACACCAACGAGATGCCCAACCTGTCCGGCTTCCTCGATCAGGTGCTGAGCCTGCGGAACTTCGAATTCCTCGGCGTGTATTTCGGCATCGGCCTGGTCTTCGCCACCATCGTGTTCGCCGCCAGCGTGGTGTCCATTCCCCTGATGCTCGACCGCAACCAGGATGCGATCAGCTCCATGCTCGCCAGCTTCGGCGCGCTGCTGCGCAACCCGGCAGCGATGCTGGTGTGGGCCTTCTTCATCGTCGGCCTGACGATCGTCGGCTTTCTCACCTTCCACCTCGGCCTGGTCGTGACGATGCCCATCGTCGGGCATGCGACATGGCACGCCTATCGCGACCTGGTCGAGCCGCTGCCCAAGACCTAG
- a CDS encoding endonuclease/exonuclease/phosphatase family protein: MRIVSWNIQWGRGADGRVDLARTVAVLREAAADVICLQEVASNFPGLPGGAREDAPALLAEAFPGFEAVYGAALDVPDGEGGRARFGNLLLSRLPVGQAFRHLLPFPADPAVPGMPRVCVEAVVSAPWGGLRILTTHLEYYSAPQRAAQVAALCALQEEAAGHARMTPPGKESNPTFAARPRPASAVVCGDFNCEPGSAEYLRMFQAPAAGTPSWRDAWRVLHPDAAHAPTVGLHGAEWPDRAYCCDFAFVTDDIAARVRSLQVLAGTAASDHQPIVLELDDAPSC; the protein is encoded by the coding sequence ATGCGCATCGTAAGCTGGAACATACAGTGGGGCCGTGGCGCCGACGGCCGCGTCGATCTGGCGCGCACGGTCGCCGTGCTGCGCGAGGCGGCGGCCGACGTGATCTGCCTGCAGGAGGTGGCGAGCAACTTTCCCGGCCTGCCCGGCGGGGCCCGCGAGGACGCGCCTGCGCTGCTGGCGGAGGCTTTTCCCGGTTTCGAGGCGGTGTATGGCGCCGCCCTCGACGTGCCCGACGGCGAGGGCGGGCGGGCGCGCTTCGGCAATCTGCTGCTGTCGCGGCTGCCGGTGGGGCAGGCGTTCCGCCACCTGCTGCCCTTCCCGGCGGACCCGGCCGTGCCCGGCATGCCGCGCGTCTGCGTCGAGGCAGTGGTGAGCGCACCCTGGGGCGGGCTGCGCATCCTGACGACGCATCTCGAGTACTACTCGGCGCCGCAGCGCGCCGCGCAGGTGGCGGCGCTGTGCGCGCTGCAGGAAGAAGCCGCGGGGCATGCGCGGATGACGCCGCCCGGCAAGGAATCCAACCCCACCTTCGCCGCCCGGCCGCGGCCCGCCTCGGCGGTGGTGTGCGGCGACTTCAACTGCGAGCCGGGCTCGGCCGAATACCTGCGCATGTTCCAGGCGCCGGCCGCCGGCACGCCGTCGTGGCGCGATGCCTGGCGGGTTCTGCATCCGGATGCCGCGCATGCCCCCACCGTGGGCCTGCATGGCGCGGAGTGGCCCGACAGGGCGTATTGCTGCGATTTCGCCTTCGTCACGGACGACATCGCTGCCCGCGTGCGCTCGCTGCAGGTGCTGGCCGGCACCGCCGCCTCGGATCACCAGCCCATCGTGCTGGAACTCGACGACGCGCCTTCCTGCTGA
- a CDS encoding cation diffusion facilitator family transporter produces the protein MPHGTADAHAREHDHAAGHGRHDEHHHHAHDPQHGHGAGHSHHHAASRWLPLALALTLGFAFVEALAGWWAGSLALLGDAGHMVTDATALGLAALAARVARRPVSARHSFGLPRVEALAALANALFMLALVLALLWQAAVRLAEPRLIEGATVTLVALGGLALNLAVAWLLTRGESDLNTRAALLHVMGDLLGSVAALAAGLVIQFTGWMPIDPLLTMLICGLILASTLGLLRRVVHTLLEGVPDGISLPEVGRAMAAVDGVRSVHDLHIWSLDSRRPALSAHLVLADARRWPAVLEAQRHLLAERFGIDHVTLQPELPAAAPLVFMPNGSRPGADHR, from the coding sequence GTGCCACACGGCACGGCGGACGCGCATGCGCGGGAACACGATCACGCCGCCGGACACGGCCGGCACGACGAACATCACCATCACGCGCACGATCCGCAGCACGGGCACGGCGCGGGGCACTCGCACCATCACGCCGCCAGCCGCTGGCTGCCCCTGGCCCTCGCGCTGACGCTGGGCTTTGCCTTCGTCGAGGCGCTGGCCGGCTGGTGGGCGGGTTCGCTCGCGCTGCTGGGCGATGCGGGTCACATGGTCACCGACGCGACCGCCCTCGGCCTCGCCGCGCTCGCGGCGCGGGTCGCACGGCGCCCGGTGAGCGCGCGCCACTCCTTCGGCCTGCCGCGTGTCGAAGCCCTCGCCGCGCTGGCCAACGCACTGTTCATGCTCGCGCTCGTACTCGCCCTGCTGTGGCAGGCGGCGGTGCGCCTTGCCGAACCGCGACTGATCGAGGGTGCGACCGTGACGCTGGTGGCGCTGGGCGGCCTGGCGCTCAACCTCGCGGTCGCCTGGCTGCTCACGCGCGGCGAATCGGACCTGAACACGCGGGCGGCCCTGCTCCACGTGATGGGCGACCTGCTCGGCTCGGTCGCAGCGCTGGCGGCCGGCCTGGTGATCCAGTTCACCGGCTGGATGCCGATCGACCCGCTGCTGACCATGCTGATCTGCGGCCTCATCCTGGCCTCGACGCTCGGCCTGCTGCGCCGCGTGGTGCACACCTTGCTGGAGGGCGTGCCGGACGGCATCTCGCTGCCGGAAGTCGGGCGTGCGATGGCGGCGGTGGACGGCGTGCGCTCGGTGCACGACCTCCACATCTGGAGCCTGGATTCCCGCCGGCCGGCGCTGTCGGCCCATCTGGTGCTGGCGGACGCGCGGCGCTGGCCGGCCGTCCTCGAGGCCCAGCGCCACCTGCTCGCGGAACGCTTCGGCATCGATCATGTCACCTTGCAACCGGAGCTGCCCGCCGCCGCTCCATTGGTTTTCATGCCCAATGGTTCAAGACCCGGCGCCGATCACCGATAA